The genomic segment TTCGCAAAAGCTTGGACTGACAGAAGGTCTCGGACTCGTGATTCCCTGGGCCATCTTCCTTGGTGCTTTTGCCCAACTCTACGCATCTATCCTCGATGCGAAGCACAACAACACATTCGGGACGACCGCTTTTGGGGCGTATGCGTTCTTCTGGTTCGCGACGGCAAGCAGCTGGCTTGTGAAGCTCGGTGTATTCGGTGAGACACTCGCAGCTAACGCTGACGGCGCGCAGCTCGGCTTTGCCTTCGCTGGCTATCTCATCTTCTCCATTCTGATGACGATTGGATCGATGGAGACTCATAAAGTATTGTTCTTTATCTTCGTACTGATCGACGCCCTGTTCGTGGGACTGACCTTTGATGCTTTTGGCATTGCTTCTGGCGTATTCAAACCAATGGCTGCTTATGCTGAGATGGGAATCGCTCTTCTCTCCTTCTACGGTGCAGGGGCAGCGGTGCTCAATAATCACTTCGGCAAAGTATTCCTTCCTGTCGGTCGTCCGTTTGGGATTTTTAAAGCTCGTTCTTAGGTTGGTAGCCGCTCTTTCGCGTTGTTCTGCGAGGGGGCGGCTTTTTCTATGCAACGCTTTCCACATCCACGGATTGGTGTTTGCTCTATTGAGTGATTTGAAGCGTAACATATCCTCTTCATCTACAATATGATGTGCCTAGAACAATCTAAAGAGGTGAGTCGATGGCAGTCGTAAAAGCCAGGAAGAATGATATTGACATGTTGGCAAGGTTGCTTCGTGCCGAAGCTGTGGGTGAAGGCGAAATGGGTATGCTCCTTGTGGGAAACGTTGGAATTAACCGAATCAGAGCGAATTGCTCCGATTTTAAAGGAATACGGACAATTCCCCAAATGATCAACCAGCCGCATGCGTTTGAAGCTCTGCTTCATGGTATGTACTACCAAAGGGCTAGAGAGAAAGAACGCCGTCTGGCGCGACGGGTTGTGAATGGGGAGCGGCATTGGCCGGGCAAATTCGCCCTCTGGTATTTTCGTCCGGGAACGGCGCAAAATCCCCTGCCTTGTCCACCGACCTGGTATAATCAGCCGCACGTAGGACGATACAAGCTTCATTGTTTTTATGAGCCGACCGCGAAAGAATGTGAAAATGTATATAATACTTTTTAACTTCATGGACGAAAACAGCCCAGACATTTCACTATGGGTGAGTTACGACAAGGGGCTTGAACATTAGCCCCTTGTATTTTTGTAAGTCTGATCAAATCAACGTTACGCTCCGAAATCTCCAAAGTCCTCCGGTGACTTATCCTCCAGCAAGATGATATCTTCTCCTTGCTGTTGTCTTAATTTAATATTTTCTTTCCCCCACGAACACATAACATCAATGATCTTATTCGCTGTAACTCCATATTCCGTGAGACTATATTCGACTTTTGGCGGCATTTGCTGGTACACATATCTTTTTACAAGTCCATCCTTCTCAAGTTCGCGCAGCTGCTGGATCAGAACCTTTTGCGAAATGCCGTGAATATTGCGCTGTAATTCGCTTGTTCTCTTTCCACCGGACATTAACAAGCATATGATCAGAGCTTTCCACTTTCCGCCGATGATTTCAAGTGTCGCCTCTATGCCTAGATTATATTGTTTCATAGATGAACACCTCGTTCATGCTGATCTTGTAACATCAGTATAAAAATTGATTGTTGCATATTTATTTTTGGGAGTCCAGTACACACCTTGAGGTAACCATCTTACTTTATTGTGTGTATTTTCTTTTTTTTATGCCTGCAAGATAATGATGATATTCAAAAAAGAGGCAAGGCACTTTGGGGATTTTGGACTGAGAAGGGAGTTATTATAATGAAAACATTGGTGATTTTGGCACACCCGAACATAGAGGCTTCAAGCGTGAACCAGCGCTGGAAAGAAGAGCTGCTGCAATACCCAAACGATATTACCATTCATGAGATTTACAAAGAGTATCCTGACTGGAACATGGAGGTTCCTAGAGAGCAACGTCTATTAGAGGCATACAACCATGTTATCTTGCAATTCCCGTTGTATTGGTACAGTTATCCGCCTTTATTGAAAAAGTGGTTTGACGATGTTTTTTCTTACGGATGGGCTTATGGATCAACTGGTGACAAGCTTAAAGGCAAAAAGGTAGGACTTGCCATGTCCATCGGCGATAAAAAAGAAAATTATTCGCCAGAGGGCTCTGTTTCTTTTACCGTGGATGAAGTGATTACACCTTTCAAAGCCAGTACAGTACATGTGGGCGCTGTGGCATTACCCTATTTTGCTGTCTTCGGAGCTTCATTTCAAGCGAGCGATGAGGAAATCAATCGCAGTGCAAAAGAGTATATCGATTATATCTTTACGTATCAACAATAACCAAGCTCTTCCGTGTTGCTATCCCATCATATCTTTCAGAGAAGCATAGATCCACTTCCTCTGATGACTACTGTCGCGATCTTTACATACATTTGTTTTTACGATAAATACCCAAAAATTACCAAGACGTGATACAAGCACTGTCACTTACCTTCCCAACTCCATAACTTACTATCAGGGAGGACAAAACTAATATCTCCCTGCTTTATGGAGAAAGGAAGAGGATAAATGGTAACATTAGTTGTTTGTGTATTTGAATCTGACGGAAGTTTCTTTTCTGTTGTTAAGCTCAATGGGATCGAAGTTACTGTCCCTATTTCGAGCGAAGTTTATAACCTGCTCAAACTGATCGGCGTCCCTAATTGTCCACAAGTCAGTTAATAGGTAGGAAGAATGAAAGTCTGCTAAATCTTTGCTTAGAGGCTGATGCTACATCAGCCTCTTTTCATCATTGCTATCGTGAACCGACCACACCGTACGAGCCATTTTATTTACCTTCACTCTCGAAATACTACATGACATACCCAATCTTCTAAAAATAGGTATTTTACGCACGCTGAATGCCTGTACCATTCGCTTTCATCCCTCATATGTTAATCATGATCATAAGAATATGGAGGTATGCAACTTGGCAATTAGCCCACTATGCCGTAGATTTGCTCAAATTCTGAATGCAGAGGCGACAGTCGTTAATGGTGTTTGTACTGCCCAGACCCTAAGGACCAATATAAGAGCTACGATTCTAGGAAGACGGTCGAACTC from the Brevibacillus brevis genome contains:
- a CDS encoding acetate uptake transporter, whose translation is MNSQQHTNVKIVTADPSAIGLFGLAIVTFVASSQKLGLTEGLGLVIPWAIFLGAFAQLYASILDAKHNNTFGTTAFGAYAFFWFATASSWLVKLGVFGETLAANADGAQLGFAFAGYLIFSILMTIGSMETHKVLFFIFVLIDALFVGLTFDAFGIASGVFKPMAAYAEMGIALLSFYGAGAAVLNNHFGKVFLPVGRPFGIFKARS
- a CDS encoding cell wall hydrolase; this translates as MAVVKARKNDIDMLARLLRAEAVGEGEMGMLLVGNVGINRIRANCSDFKGIRTIPQMINQPHAFEALLHGMYYQRAREKERRLARRVVNGERHWPGKFALWYFRPGTAQNPLPCPPTWYNQPHVGRYKLHCFYEPTAKECENVYNTF
- a CDS encoding NAD(P)H-dependent oxidoreductase produces the protein MKTLVILAHPNIEASSVNQRWKEELLQYPNDITIHEIYKEYPDWNMEVPREQRLLEAYNHVILQFPLYWYSYPPLLKKWFDDVFSYGWAYGSTGDKLKGKKVGLAMSIGDKKENYSPEGSVSFTVDEVITPFKASTVHVGAVALPYFAVFGASFQASDEEINRSAKEYIDYIFTYQQ
- a CDS encoding winged helix-turn-helix transcriptional regulator: MKQYNLGIEATLEIIGGKWKALIICLLMSGGKRTSELQRNIHGISQKVLIQQLRELEKDGLVKRYVYQQMPPKVEYSLTEYGVTANKIIDVMCSWGKENIKLRQQQGEDIILLEDKSPEDFGDFGA